One genomic region from Fictibacillus marinisediminis encodes:
- the rfbA gene encoding glucose-1-phosphate thymidylyltransferase RfbA, with translation MKGIILAGGSGTRLYPITKSISKQLVPIYDKPMIYYPLSVLMLAGIKEILIISTPQDIRQFKELLSDGSSLGLTLSYAVQEEPRGLAEAFIIGEDFIGSDKVALVLGDNIFYGQGFSETLSRAVSVDDGAVVFGYYVMNPEDYGVVEFDSNGNAVALEEKPINPRSNYAVPGLYFYDNDVVNIAKKVEPSHRGELEITSINEEYLKQGRLKVQVLGRGMAWLDTGTHSSLLKASNFVEAVQNRQGLYIACIEEISYRMGYINEAQLLALAEPLKKTDYGKYLIRLTDRSRHLSEIQ, from the coding sequence TTGAAAGGTATTATATTAGCCGGAGGTTCGGGCACAAGATTGTATCCGATTACAAAATCGATATCGAAGCAGCTTGTTCCAATATATGATAAACCTATGATCTACTATCCGCTGTCGGTTTTGATGCTGGCGGGGATCAAAGAGATCCTGATCATTTCCACTCCTCAGGACATACGGCAGTTCAAGGAGCTGCTTTCGGATGGAAGCAGCTTGGGTCTAACCCTTTCCTATGCAGTCCAGGAAGAACCGAGGGGGCTTGCTGAGGCATTCATCATAGGAGAAGATTTTATCGGTTCAGATAAGGTTGCGTTAGTCCTGGGAGATAACATCTTTTACGGGCAGGGGTTCTCTGAGACGCTGTCACGAGCTGTATCGGTCGATGATGGAGCGGTTGTTTTCGGCTATTATGTTATGAATCCAGAAGACTATGGTGTAGTTGAATTTGACAGCAATGGCAATGCGGTAGCATTAGAAGAAAAGCCAATTAATCCCCGGTCGAATTATGCCGTACCGGGGCTGTATTTCTATGACAATGATGTAGTGAATATTGCAAAAAAGGTTGAACCCTCCCACCGCGGTGAATTGGAGATCACTTCGATTAATGAGGAGTATCTTAAACAGGGCCGATTAAAAGTACAGGTGCTTGGCCGGGGTATGGCATGGCTGGATACAGGCACACACAGCAGCTTGCTGAAGGCGAGCAATTTTGTAGAAGCTGTACAGAACCGGCAGGGGCTCTATATCGCGTGTATTGAAGAGATCTCTTACCGAATGGGCTACATCAATGAAGCACAGCTTCTTGCCCTGGCAGAGCCTTTGAAAAAGACCGATTACGGAAAATATTTAATTCGTCTTACCGATCGAAGCAGACACTTGTCGGAAATACAGTAA
- the rfbB gene encoding dTDP-glucose 4,6-dehydratase produces the protein MKTYLVTGGAGFIGANFIHYMLNRYDSIKIINVDKLTYAGNLENVKEFEGNPDYHFVQADICDKSLEDVFNKYDIDYVVNFAAESHVDRSIEDPEIFVKTNVLGTLNLLNLAKKSWSVGDDLYKEGRKFLHVSTDEVYGSLGDTGFFEESTPIDPHSPYSSSKASSDLMVKAYFDTYKLPVNITRCSNNYGPYQFPEKLIPLIINNCLKGKDLPLYGDGLNIRDWLYVEDHCKAIDMVINKGNPGEVYNVGGHNERTNIDIMKTIIHYLQTHVDANISEKLITYVTDRKGHDRRYGINPEKIKRELGWVPDTNFEDGIVKTIEWYLTSQDWIKNIEDGSYQQQTYVNVQE, from the coding sequence ATGAAAACGTATTTAGTTACCGGCGGTGCCGGGTTTATTGGCGCTAACTTTATCCATTATATGCTGAACAGGTATGACAGCATTAAGATCATCAATGTAGATAAACTCACGTATGCCGGGAATTTAGAAAATGTAAAAGAGTTTGAGGGAAATCCTGACTACCATTTTGTACAGGCTGACATATGCGATAAGAGTCTGGAGGACGTTTTTAACAAGTATGATATCGATTATGTCGTAAACTTTGCGGCTGAGTCCCATGTAGACCGAAGCATTGAAGATCCCGAAATCTTTGTGAAAACGAACGTACTGGGTACTTTGAATCTATTAAATCTTGCAAAGAAGAGCTGGTCTGTCGGTGATGATCTCTATAAAGAAGGAAGGAAGTTTCTTCATGTTTCCACCGATGAGGTGTACGGTTCTTTAGGGGATACCGGATTCTTTGAAGAGAGTACACCGATCGACCCGCATAGCCCGTATTCATCCAGCAAGGCATCTTCTGATCTGATGGTCAAAGCTTATTTCGATACGTACAAATTGCCTGTCAATATCACAAGGTGTTCCAATAACTACGGGCCGTATCAATTCCCGGAGAAACTTATACCGCTAATCATCAATAACTGCCTTAAAGGAAAGGACCTTCCTCTGTATGGCGATGGACTGAACATCAGGGATTGGCTTTATGTAGAGGATCATTGCAAAGCGATTGATATGGTGATTAACAAAGGAAATCCGGGTGAGGTGTACAATGTCGGGGGACACAATGAACGCACCAACATTGACATCATGAAGACCATTATTCACTATCTTCAAACCCATGTGGATGCGAATATCTCGGAAAAGCTGATCACGTATGTGACCGACCGCAAAGGGCACGATCGCAGGTACGGCATCAATCCTGAAAAAATCAAAAGGGAACTTGGCTGGGTACCGGATACGAACTTTGAGGACGGTATTGTTAAAACCATTGAATGGTACTTAACAAGTCAAGACTGGATCAAGAACATAGAGGACGGCAGCTATCAGCAGCAAACCTATGTAAACGTGCAGGAATAA
- a CDS encoding glycoside hydrolase family 3 N-terminal domain-containing protein, whose amino-acid sequence MRRRKRKSRRLAWSILFILVCLAGAVYLLKGQDEQKDQPEKQQDEAMPSMKPIKTDDKPADPQREKPEVTFFTQENLDEKVNHLIKNMTLKEKIGQLIVVGLPGQEVDSGVTEMIKDYHAGGIILFDRNMKNQQQVGELNSQLQNLAMKDPLQIPLMVSIDQEGGLIVRMRDQVALKASQHDLGVKKNSKAVYHQASTTAKELLNMGVNVNFAPVLDISDKDSRSFGSDPKLVSSYGAQVIKGLTDGGITATVKHFPGNGRSSIDPHKDTSSVQADKKELESSDIYPFKSMIDQMDNDKFFVMVTHIKYPAYDQENPASLSSKIKIDLLRKQLGFKGIVVTDDLEMGAVHKYYSNEDLGYKAVETGADLLLVCHTLQSQKEVYNGILSAVQSHKLSEQRIDEAVERILRFKLKNETLRQSGMQELKN is encoded by the coding sequence ATGAGAAGGCGAAAAAGAAAAAGCAGAAGACTTGCCTGGAGTATTTTATTCATCTTGGTCTGCCTGGCAGGGGCTGTCTACTTATTAAAAGGGCAGGATGAACAGAAGGATCAGCCTGAAAAACAGCAGGATGAGGCGATGCCTTCCATGAAACCAATTAAAACTGACGATAAGCCAGCAGATCCACAAAGAGAAAAGCCAGAGGTTACTTTTTTTACACAAGAAAATCTTGATGAAAAAGTAAATCATCTAATTAAGAACATGACATTGAAAGAGAAAATCGGCCAGCTGATTGTGGTAGGGCTTCCTGGGCAGGAGGTAGACAGCGGAGTTACCGAGATGATCAAAGACTATCATGCCGGCGGAATCATTCTGTTCGACAGGAACATGAAGAACCAGCAGCAAGTGGGAGAATTGAACAGCCAGCTGCAAAACCTGGCTATGAAAGATCCTCTGCAGATTCCACTTATGGTGAGTATTGATCAGGAAGGCGGCCTGATTGTCCGCATGAGAGACCAGGTGGCACTTAAAGCTTCTCAGCATGATTTGGGAGTGAAAAAGAACTCGAAAGCGGTCTATCATCAAGCATCCACTACTGCCAAAGAGCTGCTGAACATGGGAGTGAATGTAAACTTTGCGCCTGTTCTGGATATTTCGGATAAGGATTCTCGATCATTCGGATCAGATCCAAAGCTTGTCAGCAGTTATGGGGCGCAGGTCATTAAAGGTCTTACGGATGGCGGTATCACAGCCACAGTCAAGCATTTTCCCGGTAATGGGAGAAGCAGCATAGACCCTCATAAGGATACGTCTTCGGTGCAAGCGGACAAGAAAGAACTTGAAAGCAGCGATATTTACCCGTTTAAATCCATGATTGACCAAATGGATAATGATAAGTTTTTTGTAATGGTGACACACATCAAGTATCCTGCCTATGATCAGGAGAATCCAGCGAGTTTGTCTTCCAAAATCAAAATAGACCTATTGCGCAAGCAGCTCGGCTTTAAAGGAATTGTTGTGACGGATGACCTGGAGATGGGAGCTGTACATAAATATTACAGCAATGAAGACCTGGGTTATAAAGCGGTGGAAACAGGGGCCGACCTGCTGCTTGTCTGCCATACGCTGCAAAGCCAGAAAGAGGTGTACAATGGTATCTTATCGGCTGTACAATCTCACAAGCTCTCAGAACAGCGGATTGATGAAGCTGTCGAGCGCATCTTGCGTTTTAAGCTGAAAAATGAAACGTTGAGGCAAAGCGGAATGCAGGAACTGAAGAATTAG
- a CDS encoding DUF2628 domain-containing protein, which yields MHARLKNEAGVVKEVKIGFSWTTFFFGFFPALFRGDLKWAAIMFITGALAAVFTFGFGAWIPGIIFSFVYNKINIKDLLEKGYRPSDEQTQSELQARGIITSAPAGQKVGA from the coding sequence ATGCATGCAAGATTAAAGAATGAAGCAGGGGTAGTAAAAGAAGTAAAAATTGGTTTTAGCTGGACAACTTTCTTTTTCGGATTCTTTCCAGCTCTTTTCAGAGGAGATTTGAAATGGGCAGCCATCATGTTCATTACTGGAGCATTAGCTGCAGTATTTACCTTTGGGTTTGGAGCTTGGATTCCAGGAATCATCTTTTCTTTCGTTTATAACAAAATCAATATAAAAGATCTGCTGGAAAAAGGCTACCGTCCATCAGATGAGCAAACACAGTCTGAACTGCAAGCTCGAGGAATTATTACTTCTGCTCCAGCCGGGCAGAAAGTTGGAGCGTAA
- a CDS encoding CDP-glycerol glycerophosphotransferase family protein, producing the protein MKVFVKKAIKKLMLGHRIRHIEIEDNSKLNVTFDQLSQLSGKKYLVLKDKATGRRLQSRIEQNRTSIDLTELHEMSDTGKIDFYLKSYLFNRTLQTRIAHNHDVPLFEHIDEERKKKFRFYKTIRNNVSLMTERTSFRCTLLEIKPMGSNFYLSGEVEPLEDMKPASVEMVLVRRDTRQGFGYKFELKKPGSDNLYTFNGMVFIEKLRSALAMNSRWDVFFQLRDDKNNLIHREIMNTQGFRSYEREEYRYLETAQLNDQHVAVLYATMGKNSLALWYTDKSQFARTYQIAKGKSIFNEVSEREKLNSRMVFFESFLGKNYSGNPKYIYEEMIQNNRFKDFIFVWSYSGSNPECIPGNPIIVNRESEDYYKYLARAKYWVSNIILPIHRKREGNVYLQTWHGTPLKKLGFDIEIEGPETLARENFYIESRNWDYLVAANKYSSDIFKRAFKFDKKVLEAGYPANDIFYQEETPSKAQSLKTKLNIPASKKVILYAPTWRDNEMANSWNHTFTLPFNLDDLYNKLGDEYVLVLRMHHLVSDMLEIDAKYKNFVYDLSKYDDIQELYTLSDLLITDYSSVFFDYANSKKPILFFAYDYEMYKDNIRGFYLDMAKDLPGPVIRTGPELIQAIQNINSLKRQYGQKYEDFYNEYCSLEDGNAAKTIAELVFK; encoded by the coding sequence TTGAAAGTCTTTGTGAAAAAGGCCATTAAAAAGTTAATGCTTGGCCATCGAATCAGGCATATTGAAATAGAAGACAACAGCAAGCTGAATGTTACGTTTGATCAGTTAAGCCAGCTCTCGGGAAAAAAATATTTGGTGTTAAAGGATAAAGCAACGGGCAGAAGGCTTCAGAGCAGAATCGAGCAGAACAGGACATCCATCGATCTGACAGAGCTGCATGAAATGTCCGACACCGGCAAGATTGATTTTTACCTCAAGAGCTATCTGTTCAACCGTACGCTGCAGACAAGGATTGCGCACAACCATGACGTTCCATTGTTTGAACATATCGATGAAGAACGAAAGAAGAAGTTCCGTTTTTACAAGACGATCAGAAATAATGTTTCATTGATGACGGAAAGAACGTCGTTCCGATGCACACTCCTTGAAATCAAGCCGATGGGAAGCAATTTTTATCTTTCAGGGGAAGTTGAACCTTTGGAAGATATGAAGCCAGCTTCGGTTGAAATGGTGCTGGTAAGAAGGGATACACGGCAAGGCTTCGGATATAAGTTTGAACTCAAAAAACCAGGCAGTGACAACTTGTACACATTCAATGGCATGGTGTTTATTGAAAAGCTGAGAAGCGCCCTTGCGATGAACTCGCGATGGGATGTCTTTTTCCAGCTGAGAGATGATAAAAATAACCTGATCCACCGTGAAATCATGAACACGCAGGGCTTCAGAAGCTACGAGCGGGAAGAGTACAGGTACCTTGAAACGGCACAGCTGAATGATCAGCATGTGGCGGTCCTTTACGCTACGATGGGGAAAAACAGCCTGGCCCTCTGGTATACCGACAAGAGCCAGTTTGCGAGAACCTATCAGATCGCCAAAGGAAAGAGCATTTTTAATGAAGTCAGCGAAAGAGAAAAACTCAACAGCAGGATGGTGTTCTTTGAGAGCTTCCTAGGGAAAAACTATTCCGGAAATCCAAAATATATTTATGAAGAGATGATTCAAAACAATAGATTTAAAGACTTTATCTTCGTCTGGTCCTATTCAGGTTCAAATCCAGAATGCATACCGGGTAATCCGATTATCGTGAACCGGGAGTCTGAGGATTATTATAAGTATTTGGCGCGCGCGAAATACTGGGTCAGCAACATCATCCTGCCGATCCACCGGAAGCGCGAAGGCAACGTTTATTTGCAGACGTGGCACGGTACACCGCTGAAGAAATTGGGCTTTGACATTGAGATCGAAGGACCGGAAACACTCGCTCGTGAAAACTTCTATATCGAGTCTCGAAACTGGGATTATCTCGTTGCAGCCAACAAGTATTCCAGCGATATTTTTAAACGGGCGTTTAAGTTCGATAAGAAAGTACTGGAGGCAGGGTATCCGGCAAACGATATTTTTTATCAGGAGGAAACTCCATCCAAAGCACAGTCGCTTAAAACCAAACTCAATATTCCAGCTTCTAAAAAGGTCATTCTCTATGCGCCAACATGGCGGGACAATGAGATGGCCAATTCATGGAACCATACGTTTACGCTGCCGTTTAACCTCGATGATTTGTATAACAAGCTCGGTGATGAGTATGTTTTGGTCTTGCGCATGCATCATCTTGTATCAGATATGCTGGAGATTGACGCGAAGTATAAGAATTTTGTTTATGATCTCTCCAAATATGATGATATCCAGGAACTGTATACATTGTCAGATCTGCTGATTACGGACTATTCTTCCGTGTTCTTTGATTATGCCAATTCAAAGAAACCGATCCTGTTCTTTGCGTATGACTATGAAATGTACAAAGACAATATCCGAGGATTCTATCTGGATATGGCTAAGGATCTGCCGGGGCCGGTCATCCGTACGGGGCCGGAGCTCATTCAGGCGATTCAAAACATTAATTCCTTGAAAAGGCAATATGGACAGAAATATGAGGATTTCTATAACGAATACTGTTCCCTTGAAGACGGGAATGCGGCTAAAACAATTGCAGAACTCGTTTTCAAGTAA